Proteins from one Enterobacter bugandensis genomic window:
- the exbD gene encoding TonB system transport protein ExbD, whose product MAMRLNENLDDNGEMHEINVTPFIDVMLVLLIIFMVAAPLATVDVKVNLPASSSQPQPRPEKPIYLSVKADKSMFLGNDPVTDASVIPALDQLTGGKKDTTVFFRADKTVDYETMMKVMDTLHQAGYLKIGLVGEEKAASK is encoded by the coding sequence ATGGCAATGCGTCTAAACGAAAATCTGGACGATAACGGCGAAATGCACGAAATCAACGTGACGCCGTTTATCGACGTCATGCTGGTGCTGCTGATTATCTTCATGGTGGCAGCACCCCTGGCGACGGTCGACGTGAAGGTGAATCTGCCTGCCTCCTCCAGCCAGCCGCAGCCGCGTCCGGAAAAGCCAATTTATTTGTCGGTGAAAGCGGATAAATCCATGTTCCTGGGGAACGACCCTGTGACGGATGCCTCCGTTATTCCGGCGCTGGACCAGCTGACCGGCGGCAAGAAGGACACCACCGTCTTCTTCCGGGCGGACAAAACCGTCGACTACGAAACCATGATGAAGGTAATGGACACGCTGCATCAGGCGGGTTATCTGAAGATTGGGCTGGTCGGGGAAGAGAAAGCGGCCTCGAAGTGA
- the exbB gene encoding tol-pal system-associated acyl-CoA thioesterase — translation MGNNLMQTDLSVWGMYHHADIVVKIVMIGLILASVVTWAIFFSKSAELLSQKRRLKREQQQLAEARSLDQASEMTSSFHPQSLTTLLVNEAQNELELSAGSEDNEGIKERTGFRLERRVAAVGRHMGRGNGYLATIGAISPFIGLFGTVWGIMNSFIGIAQTQTTNLAVVAPGIAEALLATAIGLVAAIPAVVIYNIFARMIGNYKATLGDVAAQVLLLQSRDLDLNASAVKPVHAASKLRVG, via the coding sequence GTGGGTAATAATTTGATGCAGACGGATCTCTCCGTTTGGGGCATGTATCATCATGCTGACATCGTGGTTAAGATTGTGATGATCGGCCTGATTCTGGCGTCCGTTGTCACCTGGGCTATCTTCTTCAGCAAAAGCGCCGAGCTGCTTTCGCAGAAGCGTCGCCTCAAGCGGGAACAGCAGCAGCTGGCAGAAGCCCGCTCTCTGGATCAGGCTTCTGAGATGACCTCATCCTTCCACCCGCAAAGCCTGACCACCCTGTTAGTGAATGAAGCTCAGAACGAGCTGGAACTCTCCGCCGGCAGTGAAGATAACGAAGGCATTAAAGAGCGTACCGGTTTCCGTCTGGAGCGTCGCGTTGCGGCCGTTGGCCGACACATGGGACGCGGCAATGGGTATCTGGCGACCATCGGCGCGATTTCACCGTTCATCGGTCTTTTCGGTACTGTCTGGGGCATCATGAACAGCTTTATCGGCATTGCTCAGACCCAAACCACCAACCTGGCGGTAGTGGCCCCGGGTATCGCGGAAGCACTGCTGGCGACGGCAATCGGTCTGGTTGCGGCAATTCCGGCGGTGGTTATCTACAACATTTTCGCGCGTATGATCGGCAACTACAAAGCCACGCTCGGCGACGTTGCCGCTCAGGTTCTGCTGCTGCAAAGCCGCGATCTCGACCTGAATGCCAGCGCCGTGAAGCCGGTGCATGCGGCGTCTAAACTGCGCGTAGGTTGA
- the metC gene encoding cystathionine beta-lyase, which produces MTKKHLDTTLVQAGRSKKYTQGSVNSVIQRASSLVFDTVEEKKIATRNRAKGGLFYGRRGTLTHFSLQEAMCELEGGAGCALFPCGAAAVANTILAFVEQGDHILMTNTAYEPSQDFCTKILSKLGVTTSWFDPLIGEGIAELIQPNTRIVFLESPGSITMEVHDVPAIVKAVRSKAPEAIIMIDNTWAAGVLFKALEFDIDISIQAATKYLIGHSDGMIGTAVSNARCWDQLRENAYLMGQMVDADTAYMTSRGIRTLGVRLRQHHESSLKIAEWLAQHPQVERVNHPALPGSKGHEFWQRDFTGSSGLFSFVLKKRLSNDELASYLDNFTLFSMAYSWGGFESLILPNQPEQIAALRPGGEVDFSGTLIRLHIGLENVDDLIADLSAGFERIV; this is translated from the coding sequence ATGACGAAGAAGCATCTTGATACCACGCTGGTGCAGGCGGGACGCAGCAAAAAATACACTCAGGGATCGGTTAATAGCGTGATTCAACGCGCCTCCTCGCTGGTGTTTGATACCGTTGAGGAGAAAAAAATCGCCACGCGTAACCGCGCAAAAGGCGGGCTGTTCTACGGTCGCCGCGGCACGCTAACCCATTTTTCGCTGCAGGAAGCGATGTGCGAGCTGGAGGGGGGCGCGGGCTGCGCGTTGTTCCCGTGCGGTGCGGCGGCAGTCGCCAACACCATTCTGGCGTTTGTCGAACAGGGCGACCATATCCTGATGACCAACACCGCCTATGAACCCAGCCAGGATTTCTGCACAAAAATTCTCAGCAAGCTCGGCGTGACCACCAGCTGGTTTGACCCGCTGATTGGTGAAGGCATTGCTGAACTTATCCAGCCAAACACGCGCATTGTGTTCCTGGAATCTCCTGGCTCCATCACCATGGAAGTGCACGACGTTCCGGCTATCGTGAAGGCCGTGCGCAGCAAAGCGCCAGAGGCGATTATCATGATCGACAACACCTGGGCGGCAGGTGTGCTGTTTAAGGCGCTGGAATTCGATATTGATATCTCGATTCAGGCGGCAACGAAATACCTGATTGGACACTCTGACGGGATGATTGGCACCGCGGTTTCCAACGCGCGCTGCTGGGACCAGCTGCGGGAAAATGCCTACCTGATGGGCCAGATGGTGGATGCAGACACGGCATACATGACCAGCCGGGGCATTCGTACGCTCGGCGTGCGTCTGCGTCAGCATCATGAAAGTAGCCTGAAAATCGCTGAATGGCTGGCGCAGCATCCGCAGGTTGAGCGCGTGAACCATCCGGCGCTGCCGGGTAGTAAAGGCCATGAGTTCTGGCAACGTGACTTTACGGGCAGCAGCGGGCTGTTCTCGTTTGTGCTTAAAAAACGGCTAAGTAATGACGAGCTGGCAAGCTATCTGGATAATTTTACCCTCTTCAGCATGGCCTACTCCTGGGGCGGTTTTGAATCTCTGATCCTGCCGAATCAGCCGGAGCAGATCGCGGCCCTGCGCCCCGGTGGTGAAGTGGACTTCAGCGGCACCCTCATTAGATTGCATATCGGTTTAGAAAATGTGGACGATTTAATTGCGGATTTATCTGCAGGCTTTGAACGTATCGTGTAG
- the yghB gene encoding DedA family general envelope maintenance protein YghB, with protein MAVIQDIIAALWQHDFAALADPHVVGVVYFVMFATLFLENGLLPASFLPGDSLLLLAGALIGKGVMDFTPTMVILTSAASLGCWLSYLQGRWLGNTRVVKGWLAQLPHKYHQRATCMFDRHGLLALLAGRFLAFVRTLLPTMAGISGLSNRRFQFFNWLSALLWVGVVTTLGYALNMIPFVKHHEDQVMTFLMILPIFLLVAGLVGTIAVVIKKKYCSA; from the coding sequence ATGGCTGTTATTCAAGATATTATCGCGGCGCTCTGGCAACATGATTTTGCCGCCCTGGCGGATCCCCACGTTGTAGGCGTCGTCTATTTCGTGATGTTCGCGACGCTGTTTCTGGAAAATGGATTACTGCCAGCCTCGTTTTTACCCGGTGACAGTTTGCTTTTGCTTGCCGGGGCGTTGATCGGCAAAGGCGTCATGGACTTTACGCCAACGATGGTTATCCTTACCTCCGCCGCGAGCCTGGGCTGCTGGCTGAGCTATCTACAGGGCCGCTGGCTGGGGAACACGCGCGTGGTGAAGGGCTGGCTGGCGCAGTTACCGCATAAATACCACCAGCGTGCGACCTGCATGTTTGACCGCCACGGCCTGCTGGCGCTGCTCGCCGGGCGTTTCCTGGCGTTTGTTCGCACCCTTCTGCCCACCATGGCGGGTATTTCCGGGCTGTCTAACCGCCGCTTCCAGTTCTTCAACTGGCTGAGCGCCCTGCTGTGGGTTGGCGTGGTCACCACCCTCGGCTACGCGCTGAACATGATCCCCTTTGTGAAGCACCATGAAGATCAGGTGATGACCTTCCTGATGATCCTGCCGATATTCCTGCTGGTTGCTGGGCTGGTGGGTACCATTGCGGTGGTGATTAAGAAAAAGTATTGCAGTGCATAA
- a CDS encoding AraC family transcriptional regulator → MNREAICQQLTEQIKRLIDNENRASDLLPDIRLLYGTQPGTRTPVMYQPGIVFLFSGHKIGYINERVFRYDTNEYLLLTVPLPFECETFATEAVPLAGIRVNVDILQLQELLMEIGEDELFQPSMASSGINSATLSEEILCAIERLLDVMERPLDARILGKQIIREILYHVLLGPGGGALLALVSRQTHFSLISRVLKRIESQYTENLSVDQLAAEANMSVSAFHHNFKSVTSTSPLQYLKTYRLHKARMLMIHDGMKASAAAMRVGYESASQFSREFKRYFGVTPGEDASRIRTMQSA, encoded by the coding sequence ATGAACCGTGAGGCTATCTGCCAGCAGCTCACTGAGCAGATTAAGAGATTGATAGATAATGAAAATCGTGCCAGCGATCTGCTGCCGGACATACGCCTGCTCTATGGCACGCAGCCGGGGACGCGCACGCCGGTCATGTACCAGCCGGGCATCGTTTTTCTCTTCTCAGGCCATAAAATTGGCTATATCAACGAGCGCGTGTTTCGCTACGATACCAATGAATACCTGCTTCTGACGGTACCTTTACCCTTTGAATGTGAAACCTTCGCGACAGAGGCGGTTCCGCTGGCGGGGATTCGCGTCAATGTCGATATTCTTCAGCTGCAGGAGCTACTGATGGAGATTGGCGAAGACGAGCTTTTCCAGCCGTCGATGGCCTCCAGCGGGATTAACTCGGCGACGCTGTCGGAAGAGATCCTCTGCGCCATTGAGCGCCTGCTGGACGTCATGGAAAGGCCGCTGGACGCGCGTATTCTCGGCAAGCAGATTATCCGCGAAATTCTTTACCACGTGCTGCTGGGGCCGGGCGGCGGGGCGTTACTCGCGCTGGTGAGCCGACAGACCCACTTCAGCCTGATCAGCCGCGTGCTCAAGCGTATTGAAAGCCAGTACACGGAGAACCTCAGCGTTGACCAGCTGGCGGCGGAAGCGAACATGAGCGTTTCGGCCTTTCACCACAACTTTAAGTCGGTGACCAGCACCTCGCCGCTGCAGTACCTCAAAACCTACCGTTTGCATAAGGCGCGGATGCTGATGATCCACGACGGCATGAAGGCCAGCGCGGCGGCCATGCGCGTCGGCTATGAAAGTGCGTCGCAGTTCAGTCGGGAGTTTAAGCGCTATTTCGGCGTCACGCCGGGAGAAGATGCGTCACGTATAAGAACGATGCAGAGCGCCTGA
- the yqhD gene encoding alcohol dehydrogenase, producing the protein MNNFNLHTPTRILFGKDAIADLRAQIPADARVLITYGGGSVKKTGVLDQVYSALDGLDVREFGGIEPNPSYETLMNAVKIAREENITFLLAVGGGSVLDGTKFIAAAAHYADGIDPWHILETRGSDIKSAIPMGSVLTLPATGSESNKGAVISRKTTGDKQAFMNEHVQPVFAILDPVYTYTLPARQVANGVVDAFVHTVEQYVTYPVNAKIQDRFAEGILLTLIEDGPKALKEPENYDVRANVMWAATQALNGLIGAGVPQDWATHMLGHELTAMHGLDHAQTLAVVLPALWNEKRDTKRAKLLQYAERVWNITEGSDDARIDAAIAATRNFFESLGVPTRLSGYGLDGSSIPALLAKLEEHGMTQLGEHGDITLDVSRRIYEAAR; encoded by the coding sequence ATGAACAACTTTAATCTTCACACCCCAACCCGCATTCTGTTTGGTAAAGACGCTATCGCCGACCTGCGCGCGCAGATCCCTGCTGACGCCCGCGTGCTGATCACCTACGGTGGCGGCAGCGTGAAAAAAACCGGCGTGCTGGATCAGGTTTACAGCGCGCTGGACGGACTGGACGTGCGTGAGTTCGGCGGCATTGAGCCAAACCCGTCTTACGAAACGCTGATGAACGCGGTGAAAATCGCCCGCGAAGAAAACATCACCTTCCTGCTGGCGGTCGGCGGCGGCTCCGTGCTGGACGGCACTAAATTCATCGCGGCGGCAGCGCACTACGCTGATGGCATCGATCCGTGGCACATCCTGGAAACCCGCGGCAGCGACATTAAAAGCGCGATCCCGATGGGATCCGTATTGACCCTGCCAGCGACGGGTTCTGAATCCAACAAGGGCGCGGTGATCTCCCGCAAAACCACCGGCGACAAGCAGGCCTTTATGAACGAACACGTTCAGCCTGTCTTTGCCATTCTGGATCCGGTTTACACCTACACCCTGCCCGCGCGTCAGGTGGCGAACGGCGTGGTCGATGCCTTTGTACACACCGTCGAGCAGTACGTGACCTACCCTGTTAATGCCAAAATTCAGGATCGCTTCGCGGAAGGCATTCTGCTCACGCTGATTGAAGACGGCCCGAAAGCGCTGAAAGAGCCGGAAAACTACGACGTGCGTGCCAACGTCATGTGGGCCGCGACGCAGGCGCTGAACGGCCTGATCGGCGCTGGCGTGCCGCAGGACTGGGCAACCCATATGCTGGGCCACGAGCTGACGGCGATGCACGGCCTGGACCACGCCCAGACGCTGGCCGTTGTGCTGCCTGCGCTGTGGAACGAAAAACGGGATACCAAGCGTGCCAAGCTGCTGCAGTACGCCGAGCGCGTGTGGAACATCACCGAGGGTTCTGACGATGCGCGTATTGATGCCGCCATTGCAGCGACCCGTAACTTCTTTGAAAGCCTGGGCGTGCCAACGCGTCTGTCCGGCTACGGCCTGGACGGCAGCTCCATCCCTGCCCTGCTGGCAAAACTCGAAGAGCACGGCATGACCCAGTTGGGCGAGCACGGTGACATTACGCTGGACGTCAGCCGTCGGATCTACGAAGCGGCACGCTAA
- the dkgA gene encoding 2,5-didehydrogluconate reductase DkgA: MANQTVIKLQDGNVMPQLGLGVWKAGNDEVVSAIHKALEVGYRSIDTAAAYKNEDGVGTALASAGVPRDELFITTKLWNDDQKRPREALQESLEKLQLDFVDLYLMHWPVPAIDHYVDAWKGMIELQKEGLVKSIGVCNFQVHHLQRLIDETGVAPVINQIELHPLLQQRQLHAWNATHKIQTESWSPLAQGGEGVFDQKIIRDLADKYGKTPAQIVIRWHLDNGLVVIPKSVTPSRIAENFDVWDFRLDKDELGEIAKLDKGKRLGPDPDQFGG; the protein is encoded by the coding sequence ATGGCAAACCAAACCGTAATCAAGCTGCAGGACGGCAACGTGATGCCCCAGCTGGGGCTAGGTGTATGGAAAGCCGGTAACGACGAGGTCGTCTCCGCCATTCATAAAGCACTCGAAGTCGGCTATCGGTCGATTGATACCGCCGCCGCGTACAAAAACGAGGACGGCGTGGGGACCGCGCTGGCCAGCGCCGGCGTCCCCCGCGATGAGCTGTTCATCACCACTAAACTGTGGAACGACGATCAAAAGCGCCCCCGCGAAGCATTGCAGGAGAGCCTGGAGAAACTCCAGCTTGATTTCGTCGATCTGTACCTGATGCACTGGCCGGTTCCGGCCATCGACCATTACGTTGACGCCTGGAAAGGGATGATTGAACTGCAGAAAGAGGGGCTGGTGAAAAGCATCGGCGTCTGTAACTTCCAGGTGCATCACCTGCAGCGCTTGATTGACGAAACGGGCGTCGCTCCGGTGATTAACCAGATCGAGCTGCACCCGCTGCTGCAGCAGCGCCAGCTTCACGCCTGGAACGCCACCCACAAGATCCAGACCGAGTCCTGGAGCCCGCTGGCGCAGGGTGGTGAAGGCGTGTTCGATCAGAAAATCATCCGCGACCTGGCGGATAAATACGGCAAAACCCCGGCGCAGATCGTCATTCGCTGGCATCTGGATAACGGCCTGGTGGTGATCCCGAAATCGGTCACGCCGTCGCGCATTGCCGAGAACTTCGACGTCTGGGATTTCCGACTGGACAAAGACGAGCTGGGTGAAATTGCGAAGCTGGATAAAGGTAAGCGGCTTGGGCCGGACCCGGATCAGTTTGGCGGTTAA
- a CDS encoding YgiQ family radical SAM protein, translating to MSAISLIQPDRDLFSWPQYWAACFGPAPFLPMSREEMDQLGWDSCDIILVTGDAYVDHPSFGMAICGRMLEAQGFRVGIISQPDWNSKDDFMRLGKPNLFFGVTAGNMDSMINRYTADRKLRHDDAYTPDNVAGKRPDRATLVYTQRCKEAWKDVPVILGGIEASLRRTAHYDYWSDTVRRSVLVDSKADMLIYGNGERPLVEVAHRLSQGEPVSSIRDVRNTAIMVKEALPGWSGVDSRIIDMPGKIDPIPHPYGEDLPCADNKPVEPKKAEAKAIVVQPPRPKPWEKTYVLLPSYEKVKADKVLYAHASRILHHETNPGCARALMQKHGERFIWINPPAIPLSTEEMDSVFALPYKRVPHPAYGNARIPAYEMIRFSINIMRGCFGGCSFCSITEHEGRIIQSRSEDSIINEIEAIRDTVPGFTGVISDLGGPTANMYMLRCKSPRAEQTCRRLSCVYPSICEHMDTNHEPTINLYRRARDLKGIKKILIASGVRYDIAVEDPRYIKELATHHVGGYLKIAPEHTEEGPLSKMMKPGMGSYDRFKQLFDTYSKQAGKEQYLIPYFISAHPGTRDEDMVNLALWLKQRRFRLDQVQNFYPSPLANSTTMYYTGKNPLSKIGYKSEEVVVPKGDKQRRLHKALLRYHDPKNWPLIRQALEEMGKKHLIGSRRDCLVPAPTLDEMREARRQNRNTRPALTKHTPIVHQRSNGNSSVKKPVKRKA from the coding sequence ATGAGCGCAATTTCCCTGATCCAGCCGGATCGTGACCTCTTCTCCTGGCCCCAGTACTGGGCGGCCTGCTTTGGACCGGCGCCGTTCCTGCCGATGTCCCGGGAAGAGATGGACCAACTGGGCTGGGATAGCTGCGACATCATTCTGGTCACGGGCGATGCCTACGTTGACCACCCGAGCTTCGGCATGGCCATCTGTGGCCGTATGCTCGAAGCGCAGGGCTTCCGCGTGGGGATCATCTCCCAGCCCGACTGGAACAGCAAAGACGACTTCATGCGTCTGGGAAAACCAAACCTGTTCTTCGGCGTGACCGCCGGCAACATGGACTCGATGATCAACCGCTATACCGCCGACCGTAAGCTGCGCCATGACGACGCCTACACGCCGGATAACGTGGCGGGCAAACGTCCGGACCGCGCGACCCTGGTTTATACCCAGCGCTGCAAAGAAGCCTGGAAAGACGTGCCTGTGATCCTCGGCGGCATCGAGGCGAGCCTGCGCCGCACCGCGCACTACGACTACTGGTCAGATACCGTGCGCCGCTCGGTACTGGTGGACTCCAAGGCCGACATGCTGATTTACGGTAACGGCGAGCGTCCGCTGGTGGAAGTGGCGCACCGTCTGTCGCAGGGCGAGCCGGTGAGCAGCATCCGCGACGTGCGCAATACTGCGATCATGGTGAAAGAGGCGCTGCCGGGCTGGAGCGGGGTGGATTCACGCATTATTGATATGCCGGGCAAAATCGACCCGATCCCGCACCCGTACGGTGAAGATCTGCCGTGTGCCGATAACAAGCCGGTTGAGCCGAAGAAAGCGGAAGCGAAGGCTATCGTTGTGCAGCCGCCGCGCCCGAAGCCGTGGGAAAAGACCTACGTGCTGCTTCCGTCCTACGAGAAGGTGAAAGCCGACAAGGTGCTCTACGCGCACGCGTCCCGTATTCTGCACCATGAAACCAACCCGGGTTGCGCCCGCGCGCTAATGCAGAAGCACGGCGAGCGCTTCATCTGGATCAACCCGCCGGCGATCCCGCTCTCCACCGAAGAGATGGACAGCGTCTTTGCGCTGCCGTACAAGCGCGTGCCACACCCGGCGTACGGCAACGCCCGTATCCCGGCGTATGAGATGATCCGCTTCTCGATCAACATCATGCGCGGCTGCTTCGGCGGCTGCTCCTTCTGCTCCATTACCGAGCACGAAGGCCGTATTATCCAGAGCCGCTCTGAGGATTCGATCATCAATGAGATCGAAGCCATTCGCGACACGGTGCCGGGCTTTACTGGCGTGATCTCCGATCTCGGCGGCCCAACCGCGAACATGTATATGCTGCGCTGCAAGTCGCCGCGCGCGGAGCAGACCTGCCGTCGTCTCTCCTGCGTCTACCCGAGCATTTGCGAGCACATGGATACTAACCACGAGCCGACGATCAACCTCTACCGCCGCGCACGCGACCTGAAGGGCATCAAAAAGATCCTCATCGCCTCCGGGGTGCGTTACGACATCGCCGTGGAAGATCCGCGCTACATCAAAGAGCTGGCGACGCACCACGTCGGCGGTTATCTGAAGATTGCGCCGGAGCACACCGAAGAAGGCCCGCTGTCGAAGATGATGAAGCCGGGCATGGGCAGCTACGATCGCTTTAAGCAGCTGTTCGACACCTACTCGAAGCAGGCGGGCAAAGAGCAGTATTTGATCCCGTACTTCATCTCCGCGCATCCTGGCACGCGCGATGAAGACATGGTGAACCTGGCGCTGTGGCTGAAGCAGCGTCGCTTCCGTCTGGATCAGGTGCAGAACTTCTATCCTTCACCACTCGCCAACTCGACGACCATGTATTACACCGGCAAAAACCCGCTGAGTAAGATTGGCTACAAGAGTGAAGAGGTGGTGGTGCCGAAAGGGGATAAACAGCGTCGTCTGCATAAGGCGCTGCTGCGTTACCACGACCCGAAAAACTGGCCGCTGATCCGCCAGGCGCTGGAAGAGATGGGTAAAAAACACCTTATTGGCTCGCGCCGCGACTGCCTGGTTCCGGCTCCTACGCTGGATGAGATGCGCGAAGCGCGTCGCCAGAACCGCAATACGCGCCCGGCGCTGACCAAACATACGCCGATTGTGCATCAGCGTTCGAACGGTAATTCCAGTGTGAAGAAACCTGTGAAGCGTAAAGCGTAA
- the ftsP gene encoding cell division protein FtsP, which yields MSLSRRQFIQASGIALCAGAMPLTASAAGQQQPLPIPPLIESRRGQPLFLTLQRSHWSFTQGTRAPVWGINGRYLGPTIRVWNGDDVKLIYSNRTAENVAMTISGLQVPGPLIGGAARMMSPNADWAPVLPIRQSAATLWYHANTPNRTAQQVYNGLAGMWLVEDEVSKSLPIPNHYGVDDFPVIIQDKRLDNFGTPEYSEPGSGGFVGDTLLVNGAQSPYVEVSRGWVRLRLLNASNSRRYQLQMSDGRPLHVISGDQGFLPAPVSVKQLALAPGERREILVDMTNGDEVSVTCGEAASIVDRIRGFFEPSSILVSTLVLTLRPTGLLPLVTDSLPMRLLPQEIMSGSPVRSRDISLGDDPGINGALWDVNRIDITAQQGTWERWTVRSDMPQSFHIEGVSFLIRNVNGAMPFPEDRGWKDTVWVDGQVELLVYYGQPSWPHFPFLFHSQTLEMMDRGSVGQMLVNPAP from the coding sequence ATGTCACTCAGTCGGCGTCAGTTTATTCAGGCTTCGGGGATTGCCCTTTGTGCGGGTGCGATGCCGCTGACAGCCAGCGCCGCCGGGCAGCAGCAGCCGCTGCCCATTCCGCCGTTGATTGAATCCCGTCGCGGGCAGCCGCTTTTCCTCACGCTTCAGCGCAGCCACTGGTCCTTTACCCAGGGCACGCGCGCGCCGGTGTGGGGCATTAACGGGCGCTACCTCGGGCCGACCATCCGCGTTTGGAACGGCGATGACGTTAAGCTCATTTACAGCAACCGTACGGCTGAAAATGTCGCCATGACCATCAGCGGCTTACAGGTTCCTGGCCCTTTGATTGGCGGCGCGGCGCGAATGATGTCCCCCAACGCCGACTGGGCGCCCGTCCTGCCGATTCGCCAGAGCGCGGCAACCCTGTGGTATCACGCCAATACCCCTAACCGTACGGCGCAGCAGGTCTATAACGGTCTGGCCGGCATGTGGCTGGTGGAAGATGAGGTCAGTAAATCTCTGCCGATCCCGAACCACTACGGCGTGGACGATTTCCCGGTCATTATTCAGGACAAACGTCTGGATAACTTCGGCACGCCGGAGTACAGCGAGCCGGGCAGCGGTGGCTTTGTCGGCGATACCTTGCTGGTTAACGGCGCGCAGAGCCCGTACGTGGAAGTGTCCCGCGGCTGGGTGCGCCTGCGCCTGCTCAACGCCTCTAACTCGCGTCGCTATCAGCTGCAGATGAGCGATGGCCGCCCGCTGCACGTAATCTCCGGCGACCAGGGCTTTTTACCCGCGCCGGTCTCCGTTAAACAGCTGGCGCTGGCGCCGGGTGAACGTCGTGAAATTCTGGTGGATATGACCAACGGGGACGAAGTCTCCGTCACCTGTGGTGAAGCCGCGAGCATCGTTGACCGTATTCGCGGGTTCTTTGAGCCGTCGAGCATTCTGGTCTCCACGCTGGTGCTTACTCTGCGTCCAACCGGCCTGCTGCCGTTGGTCACCGATAGCCTGCCGATGCGCCTGCTGCCGCAGGAGATCATGAGCGGCTCGCCGGTGCGCAGCCGTGATATCAGCCTGGGCGACGATCCGGGCATCAACGGCGCGCTGTGGGATGTAAATCGCATTGATATCACCGCTCAGCAGGGTACCTGGGAGCGCTGGACGGTCCGGTCAGACATGCCGCAGTCGTTCCATATTGAAGGTGTGTCATTCCTGATCCGCAACGTTAATGGCGCTATGCCGTTCCCGGAAGATCGCGGCTGGAAAGATACCGTGTGGGTGGACGGCCAGGTTGAACTGCTCGTCTACTACGGCCAGCCTTCGTGGCCGCACTTCCCGTTCCTGTTCCACAGCCAGACGCTGGAGATGATGGACAGAGGCTCGGTAGGGCAGATGCTGGTGAATCCGGCGCCGTAA